One window of Nostoc sp. C052 genomic DNA carries:
- a CDS encoding type II toxin-antitoxin system ParD family antitoxin: MSISLTPDQERFIQTKLQSGKYRSAEEALEIALRLLDEYDRADAEWVENVREKIDGAILASDQTPPIDGETFVNQILERFRQGHQAQA; encoded by the coding sequence ATGAGCATCAGTCTCACACCCGATCAAGAACGCTTTATTCAAACCAAGCTCCAGTCTGGGAAATATCGCTCCGCAGAAGAAGCCCTTGAAATCGCCTTACGGTTGCTTGATGAATACGATCGCGCCGATGCTGAATGGGTCGAAAATGTGCGAGAAAAAATTGATGGGGCGATTTTAGCTTCAGACCAAACGCCACCCATTGATGGAGAAACATTCGTAAACCAAATTCTAGAGCGGTTTCGACAAGGACATCAGGCGCAAGCATGA
- a CDS encoding DUF58 domain-containing protein codes for MKIIKPITNWLETRASAPAYGGWVLAATAICFFGAGINTMAGWLYAISGISFALLGVAAILPPRSLTGLSITRRPMQPVSAGDDLTVELEICNQTQQPVSLLQVEDILPFVLGKPVQKAIETIPSQGSYRWVYYHPTQRRGVYRWHTVELGSGAPLGLFWCRRQRDCAATAIVYPTVLPLATCPLIDEMGQEESKRGDPRGKPLQTATTGLVRSLRPYRVGDPTRLIHWRTSARYGELRVRELEMVTGGQEIVIALDSASKWEEENFEQAVIAAASLYFYAQQQQLQVQLWTASTNLIKGDRFVLETLAATTALEDASSVVPKSYPLIWLTQNPLSLAKLPQGSRWVLWPNISSPVEQEVINWEHPGIVLQSDVSDGLRLHALQPQLQKTLRS; via the coding sequence ATGAAAATCATCAAACCCATCACCAATTGGTTAGAAACCCGTGCCAGTGCCCCTGCTTATGGCGGTTGGGTACTAGCAGCAACGGCTATTTGTTTTTTTGGCGCAGGTATCAATACGATGGCTGGTTGGCTATACGCCATTAGCGGCATTAGTTTTGCCCTTTTGGGTGTAGCAGCCATCTTACCGCCGCGATCGCTCACAGGTCTATCCATCACCCGCCGTCCTATGCAACCTGTGTCAGCAGGCGACGATCTAACGGTGGAATTAGAAATCTGCAATCAGACACAACAGCCTGTAAGCTTATTGCAAGTTGAAGATATACTGCCCTTCGTCTTAGGGAAACCAGTACAAAAGGCAATCGAAACAATTCCTAGCCAAGGTAGTTACCGTTGGGTATATTATCACCCAACTCAACGCCGGGGCGTTTATCGCTGGCACACAGTCGAACTGGGTTCTGGTGCGCCTTTGGGATTATTTTGGTGTCGCCGTCAGCGTGATTGTGCTGCCACAGCGATCGTTTATCCGACAGTGTTACCCTTGGCTACCTGTCCCTTAATAGACGAAATGGGGCAAGAAGAGAGCAAAAGGGGCGATCCTCGTGGTAAACCCTTGCAGACAGCGACAACGGGGTTGGTGCGATCGCTCCGTCCTTATCGTGTAGGAGATCCCACCCGTCTGATTCACTGGCGAACTAGTGCCCGCTATGGAGAATTAAGGGTGCGGGAGTTAGAAATGGTTACAGGTGGACAAGAAATAGTTATTGCCCTTGATAGTGCTAGCAAGTGGGAAGAAGAAAACTTTGAACAAGCAGTAATTGCCGCAGCCTCGCTGTATTTTTATGCACAGCAACAACAATTACAGGTGCAACTGTGGACAGCATCAACAAATTTAATTAAAGGCGATCGCTTTGTTTTAGAAACCCTAGCAGCAACCACAGCCTTAGAAGATGCCAGTTCAGTAGTTCCTAAAAGCTATCCCTTGATTTGGCTCACTCAAAACCCCCTAAGCCTTGCTAAACTTCCTCAAGGTAGTCGTTGGGTTTTGTGGCCCAATATTTCCTCACCAGTAGAACAGGAGGTAATTAATTGGGAACATCCTGGTATAGTTTTACAAAGCGATGTCTCCGACGGGCTACGCCTACATGCTCTACAACCCCAACTACAAAAAACATTACGTTCATAA
- a CDS encoding DUF309 domain-containing protein, with amino-acid sequence MSETIPKEFWQGVEQFNSGQFYACHDTLEALWIEAGEPEKSFYQGILQIAVALYHLENRNWRGAVILLGEGSNRLRRYPSIYSGVDVDELLSQSAVLLTTLQQIGQDLIASGDLGENQVLSLPRIVLATD; translated from the coding sequence ATGAGCGAAACCATACCCAAAGAGTTTTGGCAAGGCGTAGAACAGTTCAATTCTGGTCAGTTCTACGCCTGTCATGACACTTTAGAAGCTTTGTGGATTGAAGCTGGTGAACCGGAAAAATCCTTTTATCAAGGCATTCTGCAAATTGCTGTAGCACTATATCATTTGGAGAATCGGAATTGGCGAGGTGCTGTAATTCTATTGGGAGAAGGCAGCAATCGCCTACGCCGTTACCCATCTATTTATAGTGGTGTTGACGTAGATGAGCTATTGAGTCAGAGTGCAGTGTTGTTGACGACATTACAACAAATAGGGCAAGACTTGATTGCATCTGGCGATCTGGGTGAAAATCAAGTCTTATCTTTGCCTAGAATTGTGCTGGCTACTGATTAG
- a CDS encoding IS630 transposase-related protein, with translation MAAYSIDLRQKILSAWQNKEGGQRELAKRFKVSLSFIRDFLCRYRETAEIAAGPQGGDRRSKLNSIEQELLKVIVTEQSDIYLREIQEAIKERTEIDVSISSLSRTLKRLKLNRKKKL, from the coding sequence ATGGCAGCATATTCAATTGACTTACGACAAAAGATATTAAGTGCGTGGCAAAACAAAGAAGGCGGCCAAAGGGAATTAGCAAAACGATTTAAAGTCAGTTTGTCTTTTATTCGTGACTTTTTATGCCGGTATCGAGAGACGGCAGAGATTGCTGCCGGACCCCAAGGAGGAGACCGCCGCTCGAAGCTTAATAGTATTGAGCAAGAATTGTTAAAGGTAATCGTGACAGAGCAAAGCGATATATATTTGCGAGAAATTCAAGAAGCCATAAAAGAGCGCACAGAAATAGACGTAAGTATATCCAGTTTATCCCGCACTCTTAAACGCTTAAAATTAAATCGGAAAAAAAAACTTTAG
- a CDS encoding LptA/OstA family protein, whose translation MMPCYQLPISQIRRFGLALMLPAALLGAFAFPTQVQTATAQTAEANRPLTIRADVQEYDAKNQVITARGNVQMLYPARQLQATSAQAQYFSKERRIDFSGNVYILQQGGNSIRAEKVTYLIDEGRFVALPQSNRQVESIYMIQESENSGQSATPAPQTPPLKPAN comes from the coding sequence ATGATGCCCTGCTATCAATTGCCAATATCACAGATACGTCGCTTTGGATTAGCTTTAATGCTACCAGCTGCACTCTTGGGCGCTTTTGCCTTCCCTACCCAAGTGCAAACCGCTACTGCACAGACAGCTGAGGCAAATCGCCCCCTGACTATCCGCGCTGATGTGCAAGAATATGATGCTAAAAACCAAGTAATCACCGCTCGCGGTAATGTGCAAATGTTGTATCCTGCTCGCCAACTTCAGGCAACATCTGCCCAAGCACAGTATTTTAGTAAAGAACGCCGAATTGATTTCAGTGGCAATGTCTATATTTTGCAACAGGGCGGTAACAGTATCCGAGCGGAGAAAGTAACCTATTTAATTGATGAAGGGCGATTTGTGGCTTTACCTCAATCCAATCGTCAAGTAGAGTCCATCTACATGATCCAGGAATCAGAGAATAGTGGACAAAGTGCGACACCTGCCCCACAGACACCACCTTTGAAGCCTGCTAATTAG
- a CDS encoding GUN4 domain-containing protein, with translation MKIPIKQIFREFYILINRLSLVEKVIYGLFSIALLRAVYLTILNLSKKAIDYILANYQMIFAIFSGTLAILIFVLGFYLYISRARYKQNSLDGSSIDDDMNEPRNIYTEGNYNENININGDQIEIYGDVININQDFSEIAKEIRELITELKNQGYSEEDAKTEIATELAEEARKKPKVRKKLFMWKKSFSTNTKKTNDETEVAREVVTSATAYSHTSSKDFTEVVSGYYQKLDELLQARQWKEADLETAKIIYVISHKELPKNSRYRTYLKNYFGSEYIKVLTKKDLNNINKLWLKYSNGRFGFSVQKRIWKRLGGGSDTTYNSPEIQNKFGDEVGWRKEGDWVYYSDINYWRTAPSGHLPICLMLNSGKSERCNIDFQILEVIVGRIS, from the coding sequence ATGAAAATTCCAATAAAGCAAATATTCAGAGAGTTCTATATTCTGATCAATCGGCTTTCGTTGGTAGAGAAGGTAATATACGGTTTGTTTAGCATAGCTTTACTTAGGGCTGTATACCTAACCATTCTTAATTTATCGAAAAAAGCCATCGATTATATTTTAGCAAATTATCAAATGATTTTTGCTATTTTTTCCGGTACACTAGCCATCCTAATATTTGTATTAGGTTTCTATTTATATATTTCAAGAGCTAGATATAAGCAAAACAGTTTAGATGGAAGCTCAATAGATGATGATATGAATGAACCTCGCAATATTTATACAGAAGGTAATTACAACGAAAATATTAATATTAATGGCGATCAAATTGAGATATATGGAGATGTTATTAACATAAATCAGGATTTTTCAGAAATTGCTAAAGAAATACGTGAGTTAATAACTGAACTAAAAAATCAGGGTTATAGCGAAGAAGATGCTAAAACAGAAATTGCAACTGAATTAGCAGAAGAAGCCCGTAAAAAGCCCAAGGTTAGAAAAAAGCTTTTTATGTGGAAAAAATCTTTTAGTACTAACACTAAGAAGACTAATGATGAAACTGAAGTAGCAAGAGAAGTTGTTACTAGTGCTACAGCTTATAGTCATACTTCGTCTAAAGATTTCACTGAAGTAGTATCAGGATATTATCAAAAACTAGATGAATTACTTCAAGCTAGGCAATGGAAAGAGGCTGATTTAGAAACAGCTAAGATAATCTATGTGATATCTCATAAAGAGTTACCAAAAAATTCACGATACAGAACTTACCTAAAAAATTATTTTGGTTCAGAATATATAAAAGTTCTTACAAAAAAAGATTTAAATAATATAAATAAACTCTGGTTAAAGTATAGCAATGGACGGTTTGGGTTTAGTGTCCAAAAGCGCATTTGGAAACGTCTTGGAGGTGGTTCTGATACTACTTATAATAGTCCGGAAATACAAAATAAATTTGGTGATGAAGTTGGCTGGCGTAAAGAAGGAGATTGGGTATACTACTCTGATATTAACTACTGGCGGACAGCACCATCTGGGCATCTTCCAATATGTTTAATGCTAAACTCTGGTAAATCCGAGCGATGTAATATTGATTTTCAAATACTAGAAGTCATTGTTGGGCGTATATCATGA
- the lptB gene encoding LPS export ABC transporter ATP-binding protein, translated as MKIVLENIHKSYGKRVIVNRVNLSVAQGEVVGLLGPNGAGKTTTFYIATGLEKPNLGKVWLGNLDVTGMPMDNRARLGIGYLAQEASVFRQLSVEDNILLVLEQTNVPRGEWSRRLKTLLGEFRLEKLAKSKGIQLSGGQRRRTELARSLAAGREGPKFLLLDEPFAGVDPIAVSEIQQIVAQLRDRGMGILITDHNVRETLAITDRAYIMREGQILAFGTADELYSNPLVRQYYLGDNFQA; from the coding sequence GTGAAAATTGTTTTAGAGAATATTCACAAATCTTACGGCAAACGAGTAATTGTTAATCGCGTCAACCTTTCTGTTGCTCAGGGCGAAGTCGTTGGTTTACTAGGCCCCAATGGGGCTGGTAAAACAACGACCTTTTACATTGCCACAGGCTTAGAAAAACCCAATCTAGGAAAAGTTTGGTTGGGTAATTTGGACGTGACAGGAATGCCAATGGACAATAGGGCACGATTGGGTATTGGTTATTTAGCACAAGAAGCAAGTGTTTTTCGCCAACTCTCGGTAGAAGATAATATTCTGTTAGTGCTAGAGCAAACTAATGTGCCACGAGGGGAGTGGTCAAGGCGACTCAAAACTTTACTGGGGGAGTTTCGGTTGGAAAAATTAGCTAAGAGTAAAGGAATTCAACTTTCTGGTGGTCAGCGACGACGGACGGAATTAGCAAGGTCTTTAGCTGCTGGACGAGAAGGTCCAAAATTTTTACTTTTGGATGAACCATTTGCGGGAGTTGATCCGATCGCAGTTTCAGAAATTCAGCAAATTGTCGCACAACTGCGCGATCGCGGTATGGGAATCTTAATTACAGATCATAATGTCCGCGAAACCCTGGCCATCACCGATCGCGCCTACATCATGCGTGAGGGACAAATCCTCGCTTTTGGCACTGCTGACGAACTCTATAGCAACCCCCTTGTGCGGCAATATTATTTAGGGGATAATTTTCAAGCCTAA
- a CDS encoding transposase: MRYEFRLWLDTIDVKNLIFIDEIGVNLSMTRHYARGIDGGRIYDERPGNKGKNITVIGAMSDEGLIATMTFPGSLNTASFLVFIEQILLPQLWIGAIIVMDNLPVHYAATAKSLIESVGSKVKFLPPYSPDLSPI, from the coding sequence TTGCGCTATGAATTTCGACTTTGGCTAGATACGATAGATGTCAAAAACCTGATATTTATTGATGAAATAGGTGTAAATCTGTCTATGACAAGACATTATGCCAGAGGAATTGACGGCGGAAGAATCTATGATGAGCGACCAGGTAATAAAGGCAAAAACATCACCGTAATTGGGGCTATGAGTGATGAGGGATTAATTGCCACTATGACTTTTCCAGGTAGTCTGAACACTGCTAGCTTTTTAGTTTTTATTGAGCAAATATTACTACCTCAGTTATGGATTGGAGCAATTATAGTCATGGACAATTTACCCGTTCATTATGCTGCAACTGCAAAATCTTTAATAGAATCTGTTGGCTCAAAGGTTAAGTTTTTGCCTCCATATTCACCTGATTTATCGCCAATTTAG
- a CDS encoding DUF5615 family PIN-like protein, with translation MSEQIRFHLDENVDPAIALGLRRYGIDVTTTNDVELRTQSDEVQLAFIQETQRVLFTQDADFLIIASYRLDHPGITYCKKGTRSIGEIIETLVLMYELMTPEEMLGRIEFV, from the coding sequence ATGAGTGAGCAAATTCGCTTTCATCTGGATGAAAATGTCGATCCTGCGATCGCGCTTGGCTTACGCCGTTATGGAATTGATGTCACGACAACTAATGATGTGGAATTACGTACTCAAAGTGATGAAGTGCAGTTAGCATTTATTCAGGAAACACAGCGAGTACTATTCACCCAAGATGCAGATTTTTTGATTATTGCAAGTTATAGGCTTGATCATCCTGGTATTACCTACTGCAAGAAAGGAACTCGTTCAATTGGTGAAATCATTGAAACTTTGGTTTTGATGTATGAGCTGATGACACCTGAAGAGATGTTGGGACGTATCGAGTTTGTGTGA
- a CDS encoding type II toxin-antitoxin system RelE/ParE family toxin: protein MSRYVINILASRDINEIADYFAETSVEAGERFFSEFNHKCQQLVAFPNNGKSYAKIRPDLRGVSLQGYIIFYRVLDDGIEILRVVSGRRNFPSIFEESN from the coding sequence ATGAGTCGCTACGTTATCAACATTCTTGCCAGCCGAGATATCAATGAAATTGCCGACTACTTTGCTGAAACTAGCGTTGAAGCAGGAGAGCGATTTTTCAGTGAATTCAACCACAAGTGCCAACAACTTGTTGCCTTTCCAAACAATGGTAAAAGTTACGCAAAAATTCGTCCAGACCTCCGAGGTGTATCCTTGCAAGGCTATATCATTTTCTACAGAGTGTTAGATGATGGTATCGAAATTCTACGGGTTGTAAGTGGTCGTCGTAACTTTCCATCTATCTTTGAGGAATCTAACTAA
- a CDS encoding DUF433 domain-containing protein, with protein MEDSLMQLVSREHIEISSDVRSGKPCIVNTRIAVEDVAVMHLKLGYSLLEIAGKYDLSVASVYAAMAYYFDRRDEIDRRTAEENELVEVLKQNHPSRLQEKLRQLRNE; from the coding sequence ATGGAAGATTCTTTGATGCAGTTAGTCAGTCGGGAACATATTGAAATCTCTTCTGATGTGCGAAGTGGCAAACCCTGTATTGTCAATACTCGCATTGCTGTAGAAGATGTGGCAGTGATGCATTTAAAGCTAGGATATTCCTTGCTAGAGATTGCTGGTAAGTATGACCTGTCAGTGGCATCTGTTTATGCAGCAATGGCTTATTACTTTGATCGCCGAGACGAGATTGATCGCCGTACAGCAGAAGAGAATGAGTTAGTTGAGGTACTGAAGCAAAATCATCCGTCGCGTCTTCAAGAGAAACTCAGACAGTTGAGGAATGAGTGA
- a CDS encoding ferredoxin thioredoxin reductase catalytic beta subunit, which translates to MITSEHNTKSSDKSLEAMRHFSEQYAKRTGTYFCSEPSVTAVVIEGLAKHKDDLGAPLCPCRHYEDKEAEVHATYWNCPCVPMRERKECHCMLFLTPDNEFAGEKQEISLETIKEVRDSMG; encoded by the coding sequence ATGATCACATCAGAACATAACACAAAATCCAGCGATAAAAGCCTAGAGGCAATGCGGCATTTTTCCGAACAATACGCCAAGCGTACTGGAACATACTTCTGTTCTGAACCTTCTGTCACCGCAGTTGTGATTGAAGGACTAGCCAAACATAAAGACGATCTAGGTGCGCCTTTATGTCCCTGTCGCCATTACGAAGATAAAGAAGCTGAGGTTCACGCCACATATTGGAACTGTCCTTGTGTGCCAATGAGAGAACGCAAAGAGTGCCACTGCATGTTGTTCCTCACCCCTGACAACGAGTTTGCTGGAGAAAAACAAGAAATCTCTCTCGAAACAATCAAAGAAGTACGAGATAGTATGGGATGA
- a CDS encoding LptF/LptG family permease — protein MDRYLASELLAPFFFGVGAFSSLGVTIDAVFDLIRKIVESGLPIDTAIQVFLLKFPNFIVLAFPMSTLLATLMTYSRLSSESELIALRGCGVSVYRMVLTGVMLSLVVTGLTFVFNEQIAPAANYQAAMTLDKALKSDKPILKQQNIFYPEYQDVTQADGSKNRILTRLFYADQFDGKRMTGLTIIDRSTKGLNQIVVSDSAQWNPSQNIWDFYNGTIYFVAADRSYRNIVRFEHQQLQLPRTPLSLAEKSRDYGEMNISEALDQLEVEHLGGDRQKIRKLEVRIQQKISLPFVCVVFGLVGAAMGSIPQRTGRGTSFGISVIVIFSYYLIFFISGAIAQAGVLSPFMGAWFPNFLFLGIGLFLLMRVARR, from the coding sequence ATGGATCGCTACCTTGCTAGCGAATTGTTAGCGCCGTTTTTCTTTGGTGTCGGAGCTTTTTCATCACTTGGTGTCACCATTGATGCTGTATTTGATCTCATCAGAAAAATCGTAGAATCTGGGCTACCCATAGATACTGCTATTCAAGTTTTTTTGTTAAAATTTCCCAACTTTATCGTTTTAGCCTTCCCCATGTCTACGCTGCTGGCGACTTTGATGACCTACAGTCGTCTTTCTAGCGAGAGCGAACTAATTGCCTTGCGTGGTTGTGGCGTAAGTGTCTATCGGATGGTGCTAACTGGTGTGATGTTAAGTCTTGTGGTTACAGGGTTGACATTTGTGTTTAACGAACAAATTGCACCAGCAGCAAATTATCAAGCGGCGATGACTCTGGATAAAGCCCTGAAATCAGACAAGCCAATTTTAAAACAGCAAAATATTTTCTATCCTGAATACCAGGACGTTACCCAGGCGGATGGTTCTAAGAATCGGATATTGACACGCTTGTTTTACGCCGACCAATTTGATGGTAAGCGTATGACAGGTTTGACGATTATAGACCGCTCAACAAAAGGTCTGAATCAAATTGTGGTATCAGATTCAGCCCAGTGGAATCCTTCTCAAAATATCTGGGATTTTTACAACGGTACGATCTATTTCGTCGCTGCCGATCGCTCTTATCGCAACATTGTTAGATTTGAACACCAACAACTGCAACTACCGCGCACGCCATTAAGTCTGGCAGAAAAAAGCCGGGATTATGGTGAGATGAATATTTCTGAGGCATTAGATCAACTAGAAGTAGAACATCTCGGTGGCGATCGCCAAAAAATTCGTAAACTTGAAGTGCGGATTCAACAAAAAATCTCTTTGCCCTTTGTATGCGTAGTTTTTGGCTTAGTCGGCGCAGCGATGGGAAGCATACCCCAGCGGACTGGCAGAGGTACCAGCTTTGGGATTAGTGTCATAGTGATATTCTCGTACTACTTAATTTTCTTTATTAGTGGTGCGATCGCACAAGCAGGTGTCCTCTCTCCCTTTATGGGGGCTTGGTTCCCCAACTTCCTTTTTTTGGGAATAGGCCTATTCTTATTGATGCGAGTTGCTAGACGGTAA
- the typA gene encoding translational GTPase TypA produces MTLPIRNVAIIAHVDHGKTTLVDALLKQSGIFREGEDVPDCVMDSNALERERGITILSKNTAVRYKETLINIVDTPGHADFGGEVERVLGMVDGCLLIVDANEGPMPQTRFVLKKALEKGLRPIVVINKIDRGQTDPHVAVDKVLDLFLELGADEDQCDFTYLFASGMGGFAKESLEAESVDMQPLFNAILQHVPPPVGDSTKPLQLQVTTLDYSEYLGRIVIGRIHNGTIRSGQQAALVTEDGTIVKGKITKLMGFDGLKRVEMEEATAGYIVAVAGFADAYIGETITDPNEPQALPLIKVDEPTLQMAFWVNDSPFAGQEGKLVTSRQIRDRLFRELETNVALRVEETDSPDKFLVSGRGELHLGILIETMRREGFEFQVSQPQVIYREINGQPCEPYELLVLDIPADGVGSCIERLGQRKGEMQDMQPGSGDRTQLEFVIPARGLIGFRGEFMRMTRGEGIMNHSFLDYRPISGDIEARNKGVLISFEEGVSTFYAMRNAEDRGAFFITPGTKVYRGMIVGEHNRSQDLELNICKTKQLTNHRAAGGDELVQLQAPIDMSLERALEYIGPDELVEVTPQSIRLRKMSKKLAKR; encoded by the coding sequence ATGACGCTCCCAATTCGCAACGTCGCCATTATCGCCCACGTTGACCACGGCAAAACCACCCTGGTTGACGCACTCCTCAAACAATCCGGCATTTTCCGCGAAGGCGAAGACGTTCCGGATTGCGTTATGGACTCCAACGCCCTAGAACGGGAACGGGGTATTACTATCCTGTCCAAAAATACAGCAGTTCGCTACAAAGAAACACTAATTAATATTGTTGATACTCCTGGACACGCCGACTTTGGTGGCGAAGTTGAACGCGTACTCGGCATGGTTGACGGATGTCTTCTGATTGTCGATGCCAATGAAGGCCCCATGCCCCAAACGCGCTTTGTACTCAAAAAAGCCTTAGAAAAAGGGCTGCGCCCCATCGTTGTCATCAACAAAATCGATCGTGGACAAACTGACCCCCACGTTGCTGTTGATAAAGTATTGGATCTGTTCTTAGAATTAGGGGCAGATGAAGACCAGTGTGATTTTACCTATTTGTTTGCCTCCGGTATGGGAGGTTTCGCCAAAGAAAGCCTGGAAGCAGAATCGGTAGATATGCAACCCCTGTTTAATGCGATCCTGCAACACGTTCCACCACCAGTAGGCGACAGCACTAAGCCTCTGCAATTGCAAGTTACAACCCTAGATTATTCTGAATATCTGGGACGGATTGTCATTGGCAGAATTCACAACGGTACTATCCGCTCAGGACAGCAAGCAGCTTTGGTAACAGAAGATGGTACTATTGTCAAGGGCAAAATTACCAAATTGATGGGCTTTGATGGACTGAAGCGCGTAGAGATGGAAGAAGCAACCGCAGGTTATATTGTGGCGGTGGCTGGTTTCGCTGATGCTTATATTGGGGAAACGATTACTGACCCCAATGAACCGCAAGCTTTACCACTAATTAAAGTGGATGAACCAACCTTGCAAATGGCCTTCTGGGTGAATGATTCGCCCTTTGCTGGTCAAGAAGGTAAGTTGGTAACATCAAGACAAATACGCGATCGCCTATTCCGCGAACTCGAAACCAACGTTGCTTTGCGTGTCGAAGAAACCGATTCTCCCGATAAATTCCTCGTTTCCGGTCGTGGTGAACTTCACCTGGGTATCTTAATCGAAACCATGCGCCGCGAAGGCTTCGAGTTTCAGGTATCTCAGCCACAGGTAATTTACCGCGAAATCAACGGTCAACCTTGCGAACCTTACGAACTCTTGGTGTTAGACATTCCTGCTGATGGTGTGGGTAGTTGTATTGAACGCCTGGGACAACGCAAAGGCGAAATGCAAGATATGCAGCCAGGTAGTGGCGATCGCACCCAGTTAGAGTTTGTGATTCCCGCCCGTGGATTGATTGGTTTCCGGGGTGAATTCATGCGGATGACTCGTGGCGAAGGCATCATGAACCACAGCTTCTTAGACTACCGTCCAATCAGTGGTGATATTGAAGCCCGTAACAAAGGTGTTTTAATCTCCTTTGAAGAAGGCGTTTCTACCTTCTACGCCATGAGAAATGCCGAAGATAGAGGAGCATTCTTTATTACTCCCGGCACAAAGGTTTACAGAGGCATGATTGTGGGAGAACACAATCGTTCCCAAGATTTGGAATTGAATATCTGTAAGACTAAGCAGTTAACTAACCACCGGGCTGCTGGTGGCGATGAATTGGTTCAGTTGCAAGCACCAATAGACATGAGTTTAGAGCGTGCTTTGGAATATATTGGCCCCGATGAATTGGTGGAAGTTACACCTCAATCGATTCGTCTGCGGAAGATGTCGAAGAAGTTGGCGAAACGGTAA
- a CDS encoding CP12 domain-containing protein: MMKAEDIMTKEVVTIRGSATVAEAVGLMKDKKLRALVVDRRYENDAYGIVTETDIVYKITAYGKDPKQVRVYEIMSKPCIVVNPDLGVEYVARLFANTGIHRAPVIQGKLLGIISITDILTKSDFVEAPKAPLLEERIQKAIEQARAICTEQGAYSKPCAAAWDEVEELQAEAAHQKAEGMVSAKVSFEEYCKENPDAPECRNYHP; this comes from the coding sequence ATGATGAAAGCTGAAGATATCATGACCAAAGAGGTAGTTACCATTCGCGGTTCGGCAACTGTTGCTGAAGCGGTGGGGCTGATGAAGGACAAAAAATTGCGGGCGTTGGTTGTGGATCGTCGCTATGAGAATGATGCTTATGGCATTGTCACAGAAACGGATATTGTCTATAAGATAACAGCCTACGGTAAAGATCCAAAGCAAGTGCGGGTTTATGAAATTATGAGCAAACCCTGCATTGTTGTCAATCCTGATTTGGGTGTTGAATATGTAGCGCGGTTATTTGCTAATACTGGGATTCATCGCGCACCTGTGATTCAAGGTAAGCTGTTGGGCATCATCTCAATTACCGACATTTTGACCAAAAGCGACTTTGTGGAAGCGCCAAAAGCGCCACTGTTAGAGGAGAGAATTCAAAAAGCAATTGAGCAAGCTCGTGCTATTTGCACCGAACAAGGTGCTTATTCTAAACCCTGTGCAGCTGCGTGGGATGAGGTAGAAGAACTTCAGGCAGAAGCAGCTCATCAAAAAGCTGAGGGTATGGTATCTGCCAAAGTCTCTTTTGAAGAATACTGCAAGGAAAACCCAGATGCACCGGAATGTCGAAATTATCACCCATAA